From the Daphnia magna isolate NIES linkage group LG3, ASM2063170v1.1, whole genome shotgun sequence genome, one window contains:
- the LOC116918601 gene encoding ectonucleotide pyrophosphatase/phosphodiesterase family member 3: protein MKCFLLIFLVVSAFGGLSGRSMHRAQKRQVDECAALNPTPEECSAYWAGEKPPLLVVSLDGFRPDYLQRTVNVGGVEEPAALLLNRLSRCGVFAPTGMTPVFPSLTFPNHYSIVTGLYPESHGIVANSFYDPDLNASFSLSSSQQTNPVWWIGDPLWYDVKRQGKISATCFWPGSDQTDPVREPNYWLQYDDTVTYSERMRQVFDWLILPVSQRPNFLTVYLDEPDHTGHGESPDSPLVADQVRIVDQELQVLFDNMEQAGILGCVDLIVLADHGMAPSPPGEKFLIMNEYVPNILNDARIYDGVFPTIRPKLDTEEEHDRIAGGLQCQDENMRVYNKWDFPRRHHYANTNRIPNILVDMTVSWRAYAKSEWILPGNHGWDNLNSEMQAMFVAHGPSFKKNTEVRPFHNIDLYNLMCAMIGVDPSPNNGTWGALHHMLVSPPIDPSPEPLNPISKLPFPADEETYNAHLMRQKCNLLIGSNTQSIDSTLNLTEEIANATLQVHAPWGTPQTKDTTQIKAVISSDYVAAFDVVSGLPSWTSYTIYQPRLATVQPQWRLDVRLEATHASICDRFPDGIDSTWSAVPLFPFGTPSNSADVAVDTNAIEISKPFETYWNEFHAMLNRSVESNGETNVIVGPVRDSPSSGLFFIVSTCRSVGVALAECSVDQLDMQSFIMPTNVRYSRDCIKFTAFFNAHLASLPDVEHLTGIRFFPSLSYGDKADILSRTPLASTLLVNPDPSTL from the exons ATGAAGTgctttcttttaatttttctcgTTGTTTCAGCG TTTGGCGGATTGTCCGGACGGTCGATGCATCGTGCCCAAAAACGGCAGGTGGACGAATGTGCAGCTTTGAATCCGACACCGGAGGAATGTTCTGCCTATTGGGCGGGTGAAAAGCCCCCGTTGTTGGTTGTATCCCTAGACGGTTTCCGTCCGGATTATTTGCAGAGAACTGTCAATGTTGGTGGTGTGGAAGAACCGGCGGCGCTCCTGCTTAACCGTTTGTCCCGTTGCGGAGTTTTTGCTCCGACTGGAATGACACCCGTTTTCCCATCTCTTACTTTCCCCAATCACTATTCCATCGTGACGGGTTTGTATCCGGAATCGCATGGAATTGTCGCCAACTCGTTTTATGATCCTGATTTGAACGCTTCCTTCAGCTTGTCGTCTTCACAGCAGACTAATCCTGTGTGGTGGATTGGTGATCCACTTTGGTACGACGTCAAACGCCAG GGAAAAATCAGCGCAACTTGCTTTTGGCCAG GTTCTGACCAAACAGATCCAGTTCGAGAGCCAAATTATTGGCTTCAGTATG ATGATACTGTAACGTATTCGGAGAGAATGCGTCAAGTCTTTGATTGGCTTATTTTACCAGTTTCGCAGCGACCCAATTTCCTTACCGTTTACCTGGATGAGCC AGATCATACCGGACACGGTGAGAGCCCCGATTCACCCTTG GTCGCTGATCAAGTTCGAATTGTAGATCAAGAGCTTCAGGTCTTATTTGACAATATGGAACAGGCTGGGATTCTCGGCTGTGTCGACTTAATCGTCCTTGCCGATCACGGCATGGCACCTTCACCTCCCGGGGAGAAATTTCTTATTATGAACGAATACGTACCAAATATTCTAAATGATGCCCGAATTTACGATGGCGTATTTCCCACCATCCGGCCCAAACTCGATACAGAAG AGGAGCATGACAGAATAGCCGGAGGATTGCAGTGCCAAGATGAAAACATGCGCGTCTACAACAAATG GGATTTTCCTCGCCGCCACCACTATGCCAACACCAACCGTATACCCAATATTCTAGTTGACATGACAGTCAGTTGGCGTG CCTATGCCAAGTCGGAGTGGATCTTACCCGGGAATCACGGCTGGGACAACCTCAATTCCGAAATGCAGGCCATGTTTGTGGCGCACGGGCCATCATTCAAGAAGAACACTGAAGTTCGGCCTTTCCATAACATAGATTTGTACAATCTAATGTGTGCAATGATTGGAGTCGATCCATCACCTAACAATGGCACCTGG GGAGCCCTGCATCATATGCTAGTGTCACCTCCGATAGATCCTTCGCCGGAACCTTTGAATCCGATTTCCAAACTACCATTCCCAGCGGATGAGGAAACCTACAATGCACACCTAATGCGACAAAAATGCAACCTCCTTATTGGATCAAATACCCAAAGCATT GATTCGACCTTGAATCTAACAGAAGAAATTGCTAATGCAACCCTCCAGGTGCACGCTCCTTGGGGGACTCCTCAAACCAAGGACACAACCCAAATCAAGGCAGTTATCAGCAGTGATTATGTCGCCG CGTTTGATGTGGTATCTGGTTTACCATCTTGGACATCGTACACAATATATCAACCTAGGTTAGCCACTGTTCAGCCCCAGTGGCGTCTGGATGTCCGCCTTGAAGCAACCCATGCTTCCATCTGTGACAGATTTCCCGATGGAATCGATAGCACTTGGTCTGCGGTTCCTCTTTTCCCATTCG GCACACCGTCAAACTCTGCCGACGTAGCAGTGGATACAAACGCCATAGAAATTTCCAAGCCATTCGAAACTTACTGGAACGAGTTCCATGCCATGTTGAACCGTTCTGTTGAAAGTAATGGAGAAACCAATGTCATAGTGGGACCTGTCCGGGATTCGCCAAGTTCCGGCCTGTTTTTTATAGTTTCCACTTGCCGATCCGTCGGCGTGGCTCTGGCAGAATGCTCCGTTGATCAATTAGATATGCAGTCATTCATCATGCCAACCAATGTAAGGTACAGCCGCGATTGCATCAAGTTTACTGCATTTTTCAACGCACACCTAGCATCGCTACCTGATGTTGAACATCTGACTGGCATACGTTTCTTTCCTTCACTGTCTTACGGTGATAAAGCGGACATCTTATCTCGCACTCCTTTGGCCTCGACATTACTTGTCAATCCTGATCCCAGTACCCTGTAA
- the LOC116918600 gene encoding ectonucleotide pyrophosphatase/phosphodiesterase family member 3, whose amino-acid sequence MLYPTTHDLTPLLLIFQAMWCMGASIPAPTMENSKTTEQHFAQESCSFLQESSQEECPSFWAQGQPPVILISLDGFRAEYLSRFALENTEHRGEFAATTIRCLAERGVSSPYMMPSYPTITFPNHYAIVTGLYPESHGIIGNQFYDPDLRATFSIYTDGTDPKWWQNGEPIWTTVRRQGKVSATYFWPGSDVKFAEEEQRSPNYFFRYNKTTSFRQRVDQVLEWMDLPADKRPALTTLYFEEPDSTGHKAGPNTANVTEKVTVVDRQIRRLIDGLLARNIANCVNIIVVSDHGMADSPPGKQLVDLEKYVPDIQQSALTFLGPVTSIRPLNETQEEEDRIGDALSCKDPRMRVFNKWELPYRMHSVRSRRIPNLMLDMDLSWRAVIKQEAWSGGGAHGWDNVYLDMQAIFIAHGPSFKNQEVVRPFENIQLYNLICHLVNVTPAENNGTWGALHHLLSDPPNLLVDADQEFPDMPQILRKLADTREEKDKPSACAYVNHKETEKTSPAMEIEMKMTEERENELFIAHAPLGIPIVIPTEPSPSNLFNDPNHVLLVNEDYLTGFDVELGIPLWTAYTISGNTTNNINDGHWIEDPRLDQNHTGSCQRLSNIVRRNEVAYTHLFPKEFATQKVDAWLDTNLLEVPSSISHFLETMTDMLAEASISRGPLNVISGPTRHRPASIFYVVTACKVDVTVGEWNHTTCPAEYRDLQAFLLPIGGWKYQGACTSDRNFIAYNVASLIDVEQVTGFQFFPDLPLEDKLSLLARTTLDSALVLDPTRY is encoded by the exons ATGCTTTACCCAACTACACATGATTTGACCCCCCTATTACTGATTTTTCAG GCGATGTGGTGTATGGGCGCTTCCATACCTGCACCAACGATGGAAAACAGCAAGACGACAGAGCAGCACTTTGCTCAAGAAAGTTGTTCATTTTTGCAAGAATCAAGTCAAGAAGAATGTCCCTCTTTCTGGGCGCAAGGACAACCACCAGTTATCTTGATTTCTCTAGACGGGTTTCGGGCTGAGTATTTATCAAGGTTTGCGCTGGAAAACACAGAGCATCGCGGTGAATTTGCAGCCACGACAATCAGGTGTTTGGCTGAACGGGGAGTATCATCTCCTTACATGATGCCTTCGTACCCAACAATTACCTTTCCAAATCACTACGCCATCGTGACCGGTTTGTACCCAGAATCGCACGGAATTATTGGTAACCAGTTCTATGATCCGGATTTAAGGGCCACATTTAGCATTTATACGGACGGAACTGATCCAAAATGGTGGCAAAATGGAGAACCAATTTGGACAACTGTGAGGAGACAG GGAAAAGTATCCGCCACTTATTTTTGGCCGGGTTCCGACGTTAAGTTTGCCGAAGAAGAACAGCGTTCACCGAATTACTTTTTCAGATACAACAAAACCACTAGCTTCCGACAGCGCGTTGATCAAGTTTTGGAATGGATGGATCTGCCTGCTGATAAACGACCAGCGCTAACTACACTCTACTTCGAGGAACCCGATTCAACCGGCCACAAGGCAGGCCCGAATACAGCAAac GTAACTGAAAAAGTAACAGTAGTTGACCGCCAAATACGAAGACTAATCGACGGACTACTTGCACGAAACATTGCCAACTGTGTGAACATAATAGTAGTTTCTGATCACGGGATGGCTGACTCACCTCCGGGCAAACAGCTTGTCGATTTGGAAAAGTACGTCCCTGATATACAGCAATCCGCTTTGACGTTTTTGGGTCCTGTCACGTCGATCCGCCCCTTAAATGAGACACAAG aggAGGAAGATCGAATTGGTGATGCCCTATCATGCAAAGATCCTCGTATGCGCGTTTTCAACAAATGGGAACTCCCTTATCGAATGCATTCGGTTCGTTCGCGGCGAATTCCAAACCTTATGCTTGACATGGATCTCAGCTGGCGAGCGGTTATCAAGCAAGAGGCATGGTCAGGAGGCGGGGCTCACGGTTGGGACAACGTCTATCTCGACATGCAGGCAATTTTCATCGCTCACGGTCCCTCTTTCAAGAATCAAGAAGTCGTCCGTCcttttgaaaatattcaaCTTTACAATCTCATTTGTCACCTGGTTAACGTCACTCCGGCTGAAAACAACGGTACTTGGGGAGCCCTTCATCACCTCTTGAGCGATCCACCAAATTTACTTGTGGATGCGGATCAGGAATTCCCGGATATGCCACAAATTCTTCGTAAACTTGCCGACACCAGGGAGGAAAAAGACAAACCGTCTGCTTGTGCATATGTGAATCACAAAGAAACGGAAAAAACAAGTCCTGCAATG gaaatagaaatgaaaatgaccGAGGAGCGGGAAAACGAACTTTTCATCGCTCATGCTCCTCTAGGCATTCCAATTGTTATCCCAACTGAACCTTCTCCGTCAAATCTATTCAACGATCCAAACCATGTTCTACTGGTGAACGAAGATTATTTGACAG GATTTGACGTGGAACTTGGCATTCCCTTATGGACGGCTTACACCATTTCAGGCAATACAACAAACAATATCAATGATGGTCACTGGATTGAAGACCCACGCCTCGACCAAAACCACACGGGAAGTTGCCAACGTCTGAGTAACATCGTACGCAGGAACGAGGTTGCCTATACTCACTTGTTTCCGAAAG AATTCGCTACACAAAAAGTTGACGCCTGGCTTGATACTAACCTTCTAGAAGTGCCATCAAGCATTTCCCACTTCCTTGAGACAATGACAGACATGTTGGCTGAAGCTTCAATTAGCCGTGGTCCATTGAACGTCATCAGCGGCCCAACACGTCATCGTCCGGCTTCCATTTTCTACGTTGTCACCGCTTGCAAGGTGGACGTCACCGTTGGTGAATGGAACCATACCACATGTCCTGCTGAGTACAGAGATTTACAGGCTTTCCTACTGCCTATTGGGGGGTGGAAATACCAAGGTGCATGCACATCCGATCGAAATTTTATCGCCTATAACGTGGCCAGTCTCATAGATGTGGAACAGGTCACAGGTTTCCAGTTTTTCCCCGACCTACCTTTGGAGGACAAACTCAGCTTGTTAGCTAGAACTACACTTGATTCTGCTTTGGTACTTGACCCTACGAGGTACTGA